The following proteins come from a genomic window of Proteiniphilum propionicum:
- the recG gene encoding ATP-dependent DNA helicase RecG, translating to MMNILQTDIKFIPGVGPKRAEILNKEIDVFTLGDLLRWYPYRYVDRSRIYYVHEIDNSVAFIQLKGRITAFETFGEGRRRRLVAHFTDGTGFVDLVWFQGIRFIESKYKLNTEYIVFGKPSLFNGRWNIAHPDIDPFMDDSARPEGLMAMYNTTEKMKNHYLNSKAMQKIIGSAFGMIRERLPESLSSDVVRTAKLMAFHDAVENIHFPKTQALLRDAEFRLKFEELFYIQLSIVRYASDRKMKLNGFVFRKVGNHLNSFYKYKLPFPLTGAQKRVIKEIRKDTASGKQMNRLLQGDVGSGKTLVAIMCMLIALDNGFQSCLMAPTEILASQHFETFTKMLSGMKVKVALLTGSTKKKEREVMHKELQSGVIDILIGTHALIEDVVQFSKLGFVVIDEQHRFGVAQRAKLWTKSCRPPHVLVMTATPIPRTLAMTVYGDLDVSVIDELPPGRKPVHTLHRYDNKRGALYQFIRDQINEGRQAYIVYPLIEESEKLDLKNLEEGYLHVKEIFPEFCVCKMHGRMKPAEKDEVMQQFVSNDAQIMVSTTVIEVGVNVPNASVMVIESAQRFGLSQLHQLRGRVGRGADQSFCVLITPYELSTDTRKRIEIMTESNDGFVIAEADLKLRGPGDLEGTQQSGIPFNLRIADLVRDNAILYRAREIAESVIGDDPKLEQPGHLVLKQQLSRLSGNRYDWSRIS from the coding sequence CGGTATGTGGACAGATCACGCATATATTATGTGCACGAGATCGATAACTCTGTGGCATTCATCCAGTTGAAAGGACGTATCACTGCGTTTGAGACCTTTGGCGAAGGAAGAAGAAGGCGTTTAGTAGCACATTTTACCGATGGAACCGGTTTTGTTGATTTGGTATGGTTTCAGGGAATTCGCTTTATTGAAAGCAAATATAAGCTGAACACCGAGTATATTGTCTTTGGAAAGCCAAGCCTTTTCAACGGAAGGTGGAATATCGCCCATCCTGATATAGACCCTTTCATGGACGATTCTGCCCGCCCCGAGGGGCTGATGGCGATGTATAACACCACGGAGAAGATGAAAAACCATTATCTTAACTCTAAGGCAATGCAAAAGATAATAGGCAGTGCTTTCGGTATGATCAGGGAGAGGCTGCCAGAATCACTTTCATCTGATGTTGTGAGGACAGCAAAGCTGATGGCGTTTCATGATGCGGTTGAGAATATTCATTTTCCAAAAACGCAGGCACTCCTTCGTGATGCTGAATTTCGCCTCAAGTTTGAGGAACTCTTCTATATACAGCTCAGTATTGTGCGGTATGCTTCCGACAGGAAAATGAAACTTAACGGTTTTGTCTTCCGTAAAGTGGGAAACCATCTCAATTCATTCTATAAGTATAAGCTCCCGTTCCCGTTGACAGGTGCACAGAAGCGTGTGATTAAAGAGATCAGGAAAGACACGGCTTCAGGGAAGCAGATGAACCGCTTGTTACAGGGAGATGTGGGAAGCGGCAAAACACTGGTGGCTATTATGTGTATGCTGATAGCCCTGGATAACGGGTTTCAATCATGCCTGATGGCGCCTACCGAGATTCTTGCATCACAACACTTCGAGACTTTTACGAAAATGCTTTCAGGAATGAAGGTGAAGGTGGCTCTTCTTACAGGTTCTACTAAGAAAAAAGAGCGCGAGGTGATGCATAAAGAACTGCAATCGGGAGTGATTGATATACTAATTGGCACACATGCTCTTATTGAGGATGTGGTTCAGTTCAGTAAACTGGGATTTGTGGTGATTGATGAGCAGCATCGCTTTGGTGTGGCGCAGCGTGCAAAATTGTGGACCAAAAGCTGCAGGCCCCCGCATGTGCTGGTAATGACTGCCACTCCTATCCCCCGTACGCTGGCTATGACGGTGTATGGCGATCTTGATGTTTCGGTTATAGACGAGCTGCCGCCTGGCAGAAAGCCTGTACATACATTGCACCGTTACGATAATAAACGTGGCGCTCTTTATCAGTTTATCCGTGATCAGATAAATGAAGGCCGGCAGGCATATATCGTTTATCCGTTGATTGAAGAGAGTGAAAAACTCGATCTGAAAAATCTGGAAGAGGGATATCTGCACGTAAAAGAGATATTTCCAGAATTTTGCGTCTGTAAGATGCATGGACGAATGAAGCCCGCCGAGAAAGATGAGGTTATGCAGCAGTTCGTGAGCAACGATGCGCAGATTATGGTTTCCACCACTGTTATCGAGGTAGGGGTTAATGTGCCAAACGCGAGTGTGATGGTGATTGAGAGTGCACAGCGTTTTGGACTCTCACAGCTTCATCAGCTACGGGGCAGGGTAGGGCGTGGGGCTGATCAGTCTTTCTGCGTACTTATCACTCCCTACGAACTATCTACCGATACTCGTAAGCGGATTGAGATAATGACTGAAAGCAATGACGGTTTTGTGATAGCTGAGGCTGACCTGAAGCTTCGTGGCCCGGGAGACCTCGAGGGTACACAGCAGAGTGGTATCCCCTTCAACCTGCGTATTGCCGACTTGGTGCGCGACAATGCCATCCTCTATCGCGCCCGTGAGATAGCTGAAAGTGTCATTGGTGACGATCCAAAGCTGGAACAGCCGGGGCACCTGGTCCTGAAACAGCAGTTAAGCCGCTTGAGCGGAAACCGTTACGACTGGAGCCGGATCAGTTGA